The following proteins come from a genomic window of Longimicrobiales bacterium:
- the hemB gene encoding porphobilinogen synthase, translating into MVNDGTAPQRPQRLRRTETLRAMVRETRLCIDDLILPLFVSDADGVSEIASMPGTFRRSVDESAKYADYVSDLGIRSVILFGIPDQKDSGGSQSFAPDGVVQRAARAIRARCPNLVIIMDTCLCEYTDHGHCGILRDDQSVDLPGTLDLLARVAVSQAESGADVIAPSGMMDGMVSAIRGSLDASGFSEVPIMSYAVKYASAYYGPFRDAANGAPSFGDRRSHQMDPANAREALREAALDVKEGADFLMVKPALAYLDIVRMLKDTFPSMPLVAYNVSGEYSMVKAAARAGWLDEQAVVMESLSGMKRAGADLLITYHAEEVAQWLRKTTP; encoded by the coding sequence ATGGTGAACGACGGCACCGCCCCACAACGACCTCAGCGGCTTCGGCGGACAGAGACACTGCGTGCAATGGTCCGCGAGACACGTCTCTGCATCGATGACTTGATCCTGCCACTCTTCGTGTCGGACGCCGATGGCGTGTCGGAAATCGCGTCTATGCCCGGCACCTTTCGGCGATCGGTGGATGAGTCAGCGAAATATGCGGACTACGTTTCGGACCTCGGAATTCGATCCGTCATTCTGTTCGGGATTCCTGATCAAAAAGATTCTGGGGGCAGCCAAAGCTTCGCCCCTGACGGCGTGGTGCAAAGAGCCGCGCGAGCGATACGCGCTAGGTGCCCGAACTTGGTCATAATCATGGACACGTGCCTATGTGAATATACGGACCATGGCCATTGCGGCATCCTGCGCGACGATCAGTCGGTGGACCTGCCCGGAACGCTCGACCTACTAGCCCGAGTTGCGGTGTCTCAGGCGGAGAGTGGTGCCGATGTCATCGCTCCGTCTGGAATGATGGATGGAATGGTTAGTGCCATCCGCGGTTCACTCGACGCTTCCGGGTTTTCGGAGGTCCCCATTATGTCTTACGCGGTGAAGTATGCCTCCGCCTACTACGGACCGTTTCGGGACGCGGCGAACGGAGCGCCTTCCTTCGGTGACCGTCGGTCCCATCAGATGGATCCGGCCAACGCACGCGAGGCTTTGAGAGAGGCGGCACTTGATGTGAAGGAGGGAGCTGATTTTCTTATGGTAAAACCGGCATTAGCCTATCTGGACATCGTTCGCATGTTGAAGGATACGTTCCCGTCCATGCCACTCGTCGCCTACAATGTCAGCGGTGAGTACTCCATGGTTAAGGCCGCAGCGCGCGCCGGGTGGTTGGACGAACAAGCTGTAGTTATGGAATCCCTCTCAGGTATGAAGCGAGCCGGGGCAGATCTTTTGATTACTTATCACGCCGAGGAGGTAGCCCAGTGGCTACGCAAAACGACGCCATAG
- a CDS encoding chlorite dismutase family protein, with translation MATQNDAIEEKPQSSLNHFGIFSLTEDYWRLDDKERSDLQVSWIDHMGRVAEGVRHYRTSPTRVGTDFILWCALRMEASENPQTFFDAYSRALRPFRRYVTMVDVLWGFTRGTQYRGGRDAGRIDPFDSVKLPYLIAYPFSKTAEWYLIHQPGRQAMMNEHIRIGRSYDGISQLLLYSTGLQDHEFVVVYESDDLPRFSALVRELRATAARPYTLLDAPVHVGVHAPSDCPDDLWP, from the coding sequence GTGGCTACGCAAAACGACGCCATAGAAGAAAAGCCGCAGAGTTCACTCAATCACTTCGGCATCTTTTCACTAACAGAGGACTACTGGCGTTTAGACGATAAAGAACGCTCGGACCTGCAAGTTTCTTGGATCGACCACATGGGGCGCGTGGCCGAGGGTGTTCGTCACTACCGAACTTCGCCAACACGCGTAGGAACCGACTTTATTTTATGGTGCGCGCTCCGTATGGAAGCGTCGGAGAATCCGCAGACATTCTTCGACGCGTACTCTAGGGCGCTGAGGCCCTTCCGACGGTACGTCACCATGGTCGACGTCCTCTGGGGATTCACGCGTGGGACTCAATACCGGGGCGGTCGTGACGCAGGGCGGATTGATCCATTCGATTCTGTGAAATTGCCCTACCTAATCGCTTATCCGTTCTCCAAGACCGCGGAGTGGTATTTGATTCACCAGCCTGGTCGTCAGGCGATGATGAACGAGCATATACGAATTGGGCGAAGCTACGACGGAATCTCCCAGTTACTTCTCTACTCTACCGGGTTACAGGATCATGAATTCGTTGTGGTTTACGAATCCGATGATCTGCCGCGATTCTCGGCGTTGGTCCGCGAACTAAGAGCAACCGCCGCTCGGCCCTATACGCTCTTGGACGCGCCTGTTCACGTGGGAGTCCATGCGCCGAGCGATTGTCCGGACGACCTTTGGCCGTGA
- the hemE gene encoding uroporphyrinogen decarboxylase — protein MSETRLVAACRCTPVDRTPAWFMRQAGRFLPEYRAVRKHHTLLDICADPELTAEVTLQPIRRFGMDGAIIFADILLPVVPMGIDLDFIPDVGPLIGNPVSSMSDVEALRPFNPHECVAPTLAALGLVREALPRETALIGFAGAPFTLASYLIEGKPTRNFIKTKSFMYHEPAAFQALMEKLVTMTISYLTAQAEAGAQVLQLFDSWVGYLSAGDYRRYIKPHSSAIFDALSELDCPTIHFGVGTGELLPDMSEAGGDVIGLDWRVPLDEGWSRIGREKGVQGNLDPTVLFAPHDVLRASVENILERANGRPGHIFNLGHGVTPKTPMDSISVVLDTLRSWSSDRSS, from the coding sequence GTGAGCGAGACAAGACTCGTAGCGGCGTGTCGGTGCACGCCGGTGGACCGTACGCCAGCTTGGTTCATGCGGCAGGCTGGTCGATTCCTTCCGGAGTATCGAGCTGTGCGGAAGCATCACACCCTTCTGGACATATGCGCGGATCCAGAATTGACGGCGGAAGTCACACTTCAGCCGATCCGCCGTTTCGGCATGGATGGTGCCATCATTTTTGCGGACATCCTGCTGCCTGTCGTGCCCATGGGTATTGATCTGGACTTTATCCCAGACGTAGGGCCATTAATCGGGAACCCAGTCTCATCTATGTCGGACGTAGAGGCCCTTCGCCCCTTCAATCCGCACGAGTGCGTCGCTCCTACACTCGCGGCCTTGGGGCTCGTCCGCGAAGCACTCCCTAGGGAAACAGCGCTCATAGGGTTCGCCGGCGCCCCGTTCACCCTCGCGAGTTATCTCATTGAGGGAAAACCGACGCGGAACTTTATCAAGACGAAGAGCTTCATGTATCACGAGCCTGCTGCGTTCCAAGCTCTGATGGAGAAGCTCGTGACGATGACGATTTCCTACTTGACCGCGCAAGCTGAGGCCGGAGCACAGGTGCTTCAATTATTCGATAGCTGGGTCGGATACTTGAGCGCGGGCGACTATCGCCGCTACATCAAGCCTCACTCGTCAGCGATCTTCGACGCGTTGTCGGAGCTTGATTGCCCCACGATTCATTTCGGTGTTGGAACCGGGGAACTTCTACCGGACATGAGCGAGGCCGGTGGCGATGTCATCGGACTCGACTGGCGCGTGCCTCTTGACGAGGGATGGTCTCGGATCGGTCGGGAGAAGGGTGTCCAGGGAAATCTGGATCCCACCGTACTCTTCGCTCCGCACGACGTTTTAAGGGCGAGCGTCGAGAACATCCTAGAGCGCGCGAATGGTCGTCCTGGCCACATATTCAACCTTGGGCATGGGGTAACGCCGAAAACGCCGATGGACAGCATCTCCGTGGTACTCGATACGCTCAGGTCGTGGAGCAGTGATAGGTCGAGCTAG